A single window of Flavobacterium aestivum DNA harbors:
- a CDS encoding nuclear transport factor 2 family protein: protein MTRTERINQAITHFVKGGDTSDVQLLDKVLHNDFRVTNNGFMGIPGITIIDKQKYLSNIKEGIFGGLPRKMIVESIDESDSIAMVKLRLESAENYFISYNSLILDTDNEWKLINNLAVVEAKK, encoded by the coding sequence ATGACCCGAACAGAAAGAATAAATCAAGCCATAACCCATTTTGTAAAAGGTGGTGACACTAGTGACGTACAATTATTGGATAAAGTACTTCATAATGATTTTAGAGTTACTAATAATGGTTTTATGGGAATTCCAGGAATAACAATTATTGATAAACAAAAGTATCTATCAAATATAAAAGAAGGTATTTTTGGCGGATTACCAAGAAAAATGATTGTTGAAAGTATTGATGAAAGCGACTCTATCGCGATGGTAAAACTTCGTTTAGAAAGTGCCGAAAATTATTTTATTTCCTATAATTCTCTCATATTAGACACCGATAATGAATGGAAACTCATCAATAATCTTGCTGTTGTTGAAGCAAAAAAATAA
- a CDS encoding YifB family Mg chelatase-like AAA ATPase, producing the protein MLIKVYGSAVFGVEATTITVEVNMDKGIGYHLVGLPDNAIKESSYRIAAALKNNGYAMPGKKITINMAPADLRKEGSAYDLTLAIGVLVASEQIKTTEVEKYIIMGELSLDGSLQPIRGALPIAIKAKEEGFKGFFLPIQNVKEAAIVAGLDVYGVSNVQEVIDFLEGKGTLEPTTIDTRAEFYKTLDFPEFDFSDVKGQESIKRCMEIAAAGGHNIILIGPPGAGKTMLAKRLPSILPPMTLREALETTKIHSVAGKLKEVGLMNQRPFRSPHHTISNVALVGGGGYPQPGEISMAHNGVLFLDELPEFKRDVLEVMRQPLEDREVTISRAKFTVTYPSSFMLVASMNPSPSGFFNDPDAPQTSSPHEMQRYMSKISGPLLDRIDIHIEVTPVPFDKLSDDRKAESSVDIRKRVTLAREIQAVRFETMDNIHYNAQMNTKHIREHCALDDVSKELLKNAMERLNLSARAYDRILKVARTIADLDAAPHVVSGHIAEAIQYRSLDRDGWLG; encoded by the coding sequence ATGTTAATCAAAGTTTACGGAAGTGCTGTTTTTGGAGTTGAAGCTACTACTATTACCGTTGAAGTCAATATGGATAAAGGGATTGGCTATCATTTGGTTGGTTTACCGGATAATGCCATCAAAGAAAGCAGTTATCGGATAGCAGCAGCACTTAAGAATAATGGCTATGCCATGCCTGGCAAGAAAATCACAATCAATATGGCGCCAGCCGATTTGCGTAAAGAAGGTTCAGCTTATGATTTGACTTTAGCTATAGGCGTTTTAGTTGCTTCAGAACAAATAAAAACTACAGAGGTTGAGAAATACATCATTATGGGAGAATTATCCCTTGATGGAAGTTTACAGCCTATTCGTGGCGCTTTGCCCATTGCCATAAAAGCTAAAGAAGAAGGATTCAAAGGCTTCTTTCTTCCGATACAAAATGTTAAAGAAGCCGCAATTGTGGCAGGATTGGATGTCTATGGAGTTTCTAATGTACAGGAAGTGATCGATTTTTTGGAAGGAAAAGGAACACTGGAACCCACGACTATAGATACCAGAGCGGAGTTTTATAAAACACTGGATTTCCCTGAATTCGATTTTTCAGATGTCAAGGGACAAGAAAGCATCAAACGCTGCATGGAGATTGCCGCAGCCGGAGGTCATAATATTATTTTGATTGGACCTCCTGGTGCTGGAAAAACAATGCTTGCCAAAAGATTGCCTAGTATTTTACCACCTATGACTTTAAGAGAAGCATTAGAAACAACTAAAATTCATAGCGTAGCCGGAAAGTTAAAAGAAGTAGGTTTGATGAATCAAAGGCCTTTTCGCAGCCCGCATCACACTATTTCGAATGTGGCATTAGTAGGAGGTGGGGGCTATCCGCAACCCGGCGAAATATCAATGGCGCATAATGGTGTTTTATTCTTGGATGAATTACCGGAATTTAAACGTGACGTACTCGAAGTAATGCGTCAACCGCTGGAGGATCGGGAAGTAACAATTTCACGAGCCAAGTTTACCGTGACCTATCCGTCTTCATTTATGTTAGTGGCTAGTATGAATCCAAGTCCGAGTGGTTTTTTTAATGATCCAGATGCGCCACAAACTTCTTCACCTCATGAAATGCAAAGGTATATGAGTAAAATATCTGGACCTTTATTGGATAGAATCGATATTCATATTGAGGTTACTCCTGTTCCTTTTGATAAATTATCCGATGATCGAAAAGCTGAAAGCAGTGTGGATATTCGTAAAAGAGTAACATTGGCACGTGAAATTCAGGCTGTACGATTTGAAACAATGGATAATATACATTACAATGCTCAAATGAACACCAAGCACATTCGGGAACATTGTGCATTGGATGATGTATCAAAGGAATTACTAAAAAATGCTATGGAACGGCTGAATCTTTCGGCTAGGGCCTACGATAGAATTTTGAAGGTGGCCAGAACGATAGCCGATTTGGATGCTGCTCCCCATGTAGTTTCAGGTCATATTGCCGAAGCGATTCAATATAGAAGTTTGGATCGTGACGGTTGGCTGGGGTAG
- a CDS encoding c-type cytochrome produces MKSTTNNLFISFLVICIFISCNKKKQQEIDKSNTNQTSTYTIDKTLKESEYHIDLLNLKTKNKLGSDTLVTVTNDPVYHKTKRYQAVNALTLITSEIDLSKVDTKDTKIVFECIDGYKPEMPLALFLASKPYLAYKDLDTKGTDWEPISKNGNKMDAAPFYLVYTDAPADDDHYKWPYNLIKIHLEPIDKSKADLYPKEISKVTGYNLFQNQCITCHAINGIGGEMGPELNYPKSVTEYWIENELVDYIVNPASFRNKVKMPTLGITKQQSQEIVEYLKYMAKNKKQN; encoded by the coding sequence ATGAAATCAACTACAAATAATTTATTTATCTCCTTTCTGGTAATTTGCATTTTCATTTCTTGTAATAAAAAAAAGCAACAAGAAATAGATAAATCAAATACAAATCAAACTTCAACTTATACTATAGATAAAACATTAAAAGAATCTGAATATCATATAGATTTATTAAATCTAAAAACTAAAAACAAACTTGGATCAGATACCTTAGTGACTGTCACAAACGATCCTGTTTATCACAAAACAAAAAGATACCAAGCCGTTAATGCTTTGACACTTATTACAAGCGAAATAGATTTAAGTAAAGTTGATACTAAAGACACAAAAATAGTTTTCGAATGTATTGATGGCTATAAACCAGAAATGCCTTTGGCATTATTTTTAGCATCCAAACCATACTTGGCTTATAAAGACCTAGATACTAAAGGAACCGACTGGGAACCAATATCAAAAAACGGAAATAAAATGGATGCTGCTCCCTTTTATCTCGTTTATACAGATGCTCCAGCTGATGATGATCATTATAAATGGCCATACAATTTAATTAAAATACATTTGGAACCAATTGATAAGTCAAAAGCAGATTTATATCCTAAAGAAATATCTAAGGTTACAGGCTATAATTTATTTCAAAACCAATGTATTACATGTCATGCAATAAATGGAATTGGTGGCGAAATGGGTCCAGAACTCAATTACCCGAAAAGCGTAACAGAATACTGGATTGAAAACGAATTAGTAGATTACATCGTAAATCCGGCATCCTTTAGAAACAAAGTCAAAATGCCAACATTAGGAATCACAAAGCAACAATCCCAAGAAATTGTTGAGTACTTGAAATACATGGCTAAAAATAAAAAACAAAATTAA